From the Thermovirga lienii DSM 17291 genome, one window contains:
- a CDS encoding helix-turn-helix domain protein (PFAM: Helix-turn-helix~InterPro IPR001387~KEGG: nhl:Nhal_0242 helix-turn-helix domain protein~PFAM: helix-turn-helix domain protein~SMART: helix-turn-helix domain protein~SPTR: Putative uncharacterized protein), whose translation MGVRKDGMGPLVPADYIKRLRLSLGLTQAQFAVLLEVGNVTVSHWEKDGMDGARNSSYVNLKTLVGLLRQAMEHPEMLNLEKLLKYLDLASRHELVVHYLPFEDLVAQELLSVINSGSVTGVVVALLLDTELVRQGRPTPYEKIVSIEDKGPALGGGLQEDGLLDQIVRRRKNDLEDAGSS comes from the coding sequence ATGGGGGTTAGAAAGGACGGAATGGGGCCTTTGGTCCCTGCGGATTACATAAAAAGGCTCAGGTTGAGCTTGGGGTTGACTCAGGCTCAGTTTGCGGTCCTTCTCGAGGTGGGCAACGTAACGGTATCTCACTGGGAGAAGGATGGCATGGATGGTGCCAGAAACTCAAGTTATGTCAACCTCAAAACTCTTGTAGGGTTACTGCGTCAGGCCATGGAGCATCCTGAGATGTTGAATCTCGAAAAGCTGTTGAAGTACTTGGATTTGGCGTCCCGGCACGAGTTGGTGGTTCACTATCTTCCCTTTGAAGATTTGGTTGCTCAGGAGTTATTGAGCGTCATCAACAGTGGGAGCGTGACGGGCGTAGTCGTTGCCCTGCTTCTGGACACAGAATTGGTTCGCCAAGGAAGGCCTACCCCTTATGAAAAGATTGTGTCTATAGAGGATAAAGGTCCAGCCCTAGGAGGCGGACTCCAGGAGGACGGCCTTTTGGACCAGATAGTGCGCCGCAGGAAAAATGACCTTGAAGATGCGGGTTCCTCCTAA
- a CDS encoding hypothetical protein (KEGG: nfi:NFIA_035430 WD repeat protein~SPTR: WD repeat protein), translating to MQKDYFFAIGKTIRVPIICSRNPYYLRRVEEVSSLVIKAVSLWESIFPPEIKPPHHHSLGHLIRLVAESLPHEKLKYLGNNPSLNRAALLLDEAKLSGCSKNLEEIFIRLHEGLNQLYTEYGEEPFDEGNDLWSLQLVCSSIPDGEQPGSVNIDLISKSLEEMRALI from the coding sequence GTGCAAAAAGATTATTTTTTCGCTATAGGTAAAACTATAAGAGTCCCCATCATTTGCAGTCGAAATCCTTATTACCTGCGCAGAGTTGAAGAAGTGTCATCTTTGGTCATAAAGGCTGTATCTCTGTGGGAAAGCATCTTCCCCCCAGAGATAAAACCACCGCACCATCACAGCCTGGGACACTTGATTAGGCTGGTCGCAGAAAGCCTCCCCCATGAAAAGCTGAAGTACCTCGGAAACAACCCCTCTTTGAATCGTGCTGCGCTCCTTTTGGATGAAGCAAAGCTCTCTGGATGCAGCAAGAATCTAGAAGAGATTTTCATACGCCTACACGAGGGATTGAACCAACTCTACACGGAATACGGAGAAGAACCTTTCGATGAGGGAAACGACCTATGGTCTCTTCAGCTGGTTTGTTCTAGCATTCCCGATGGGGAACAACCAGGCTCCGTGAACATAGATCTAATATCAAAAAGCTTGGAAGAAATGCGTGCTTTAATTTAG
- a CDS encoding putative RNA polymerase, sigma 70 family subunit (PFAM: Sigma-70 region 2; Sigma-70 factor, region 1.2~TIGRFAM: RNA polymerase sigma factor, sigma-70 family~COGs: COG0568 DNA-directed RNA polymerase sigma subunit (sigma70/sigma32)~InterPro IPR000943: IPR014284: IPR009042: IPR007627~KEGG: tai:Taci_1223 RNA polymerase, sigma 70 subunit, RpoD subfamily~PFAM: sigma-70 region 2 domain protein; sigma-70 region 1.2~SPTR: RNA polymerase sigma factor;~TIGRFAM: RNA polymerase sigma factor, sigma-70 family): MARVNHGGICFTLQGYAPAQEDQAEVLADGVLDLEEPVVEQDELWDLEEPLEVAPLDSFHVEIRKFPLLTPEEEKMLAKKIQEEGDREAFERFVLGNLRLVIACAKKAKERVGQDQSILSFMDLVQEGIIGLMIAVSRFDYKKGTRFSTYGVPWIYQRMKVALLQHRRGMSVPGYAGLSARAYAEQVRAFKSGERLELPDGVDLDRIRSLAVISDVALSIDFADGDEQGSFSVSPEALKGNSAVGYEETDPEEVLERTFFRDEFLSLLRKELSCDEYDILCRRFGLGNYTSPHKLSDIAEAYGKSSEYIRGVVNGVIKKLKESNLLKMFCQTWGVA, from the coding sequence ATGGCTAGAGTAAACCACGGAGGGATATGTTTTACCTTGCAGGGCTATGCGCCTGCTCAAGAGGATCAGGCAGAAGTCCTGGCAGATGGTGTGCTTGATCTGGAAGAGCCCGTTGTGGAACAGGACGAGCTGTGGGATTTGGAAGAACCCTTGGAAGTTGCCCCCCTTGACTCCTTTCATGTGGAAATAAGAAAGTTCCCATTGTTGACTCCGGAGGAGGAAAAAATGCTGGCCAAAAAGATTCAAGAAGAGGGTGACCGTGAGGCCTTCGAGAGGTTTGTTTTGGGCAACCTCAGATTGGTCATTGCGTGCGCCAAAAAGGCCAAAGAGAGAGTGGGGCAGGACCAAAGTATTCTCTCCTTTATGGACTTGGTTCAGGAGGGGATCATAGGGCTAATGATAGCAGTTAGCCGCTTTGACTACAAAAAGGGGACCAGGTTCAGTACCTACGGAGTTCCTTGGATATACCAGCGGATGAAGGTGGCTTTACTGCAGCATCGAAGGGGAATGAGCGTGCCTGGATATGCAGGGCTTTCCGCCAGGGCCTATGCTGAGCAAGTGAGGGCTTTCAAGTCTGGGGAAAGGTTAGAGCTCCCTGATGGGGTGGACCTTGATAGGATCAGATCTCTTGCCGTCATATCGGACGTTGCCCTTTCCATAGATTTCGCCGATGGTGATGAGCAGGGCAGCTTCTCGGTCAGCCCAGAGGCTCTTAAGGGAAACAGTGCTGTAGGCTACGAGGAAACGGACCCGGAGGAAGTGCTTGAGAGGACCTTTTTCAGGGATGAGTTCTTGAGCCTTTTGAGGAAAGAGCTTTCTTGCGACGAATACGACATACTGTGCAGGAGGTTTGGCTTGGGGAACTACACCAGTCCCCATAAGCTCTCCGACATAGCTGAAGCTTACGGGAAAAGTTCAGAGTACATAAGGGGAGTGGTTAACGGGGTAATCAAGAAACTCAAAGAGAGTAACTTGCTTAAAATGTTCTGCCAGACTTGGGGTGTGGCGTGA
- a CDS encoding hypothetical protein (KEGG: bts:Btus_1747 type I restriction-modification system, M subunit~SPTR: Putative uncharacterized protein) has product MYPCFLPDELLTFFFEEGLLFLFSCDTVLAVLLKIQGVNLLSQINKPEQENNLSEPAFVDASGKYIDASDYSSLKFRLPALDIMLQTMIEKAESRRLIVPQTYGVGDVFIERIDPTGAAWKIWQQKTSNNGTKTYYPAIRFFYDPKKGTIRPIDYRDKMVHLEGRSKTTQLLIASFMAYWFTTLMAISHLCSKGPKDEKE; this is encoded by the coding sequence TTGTATCCTTGTTTCCTTCCTGATGAACTCTTAACCTTTTTCTTTGAGGAAGGTCTGTTGTTTCTTTTTTCTTGTGACACAGTCCTGGCCGTCCTCCTTAAAATTCAGGGGGTGAATTTATTGAGTCAAATCAACAAGCCAGAGCAAGAAAACAATCTTTCTGAGCCAGCTTTCGTGGACGCAAGCGGCAAGTACATTGATGCGTCCGACTATTCATCTCTCAAGTTTCGCCTCCCTGCGTTGGACATCATGCTGCAAACGATGATCGAAAAAGCCGAAAGCAGGCGGCTCATCGTGCCCCAGACGTACGGCGTCGGAGACGTTTTCATAGAACGTATAGACCCCACAGGCGCTGCATGGAAAATATGGCAGCAAAAGACCTCCAACAACGGCACAAAAACATACTACCCTGCCATTCGGTTCTTCTATGACCCCAAGAAGGGCACCATAAGGCCCATAGACTATAGGGACAAGATGGTGCACCTCGAGGGTAGAAGCAAGACCACTCAGCTTTTGATAGCGTCCTTCATGGCCTACTGGTTCACTACATTGATGGCCATAAGCCATCTATGCTCCAAAGGACCCAAGGACGAAAAAGAATAA
- a CDS encoding hypothetical protein (KEGG: sul:SYO3AOP1_0850 hypothetical protein~SPTR: Heavy metal-associated domain protein), whose amino-acid sequence MASWQKEIQKAACREKDLEGFNAFMEALVDLLGRFQGETFIIKGDSREFNLFCSPMDFLFVLQKVTKKRGYAGASSLIFFVNQSVPSIKLCLKVYDLYDMIKSERAMPFEEEIKEGFFLSLLEALRGIEGSFPDKELLTKVFLRSLGKT is encoded by the coding sequence ATGGCCTCTTGGCAAAAGGAGATACAGAAAGCAGCGTGCCGAGAGAAGGACCTGGAGGGGTTCAATGCCTTTATGGAGGCTCTGGTGGACTTGCTTGGAAGGTTTCAAGGTGAGACCTTCATCATCAAGGGAGACAGCAGGGAATTTAATCTCTTTTGTTCTCCAATGGACTTTCTCTTCGTTCTGCAGAAGGTGACAAAGAAGAGAGGGTATGCGGGAGCGTCCTCACTGATCTTTTTTGTAAACCAAAGTGTGCCGTCTATAAAATTATGTTTAAAGGTGTATGATCTATATGATATGATAAAGTCAGAAAGAGCGATGCCTTTTGAGGAGGAAATCAAAGAAGGCTTTTTTCTTTCCCTCTTGGAGGCTTTAAGGGGCATTGAGGGTTCCTTTCCCGACAAGGAACTGCTGACGAAGGTTTTTCTCCGATCGTTGGGGAAGACTTAA
- a CDS encoding hypothetical protein (KEGG: mcl:MCCL_1719 truncated sucrose-6-phosphate hydrolase~SPTR: Truncated sucrose-6-phosphate hydrolase) has translation MDDQGRIERKPPVAPTRKPTLYTSETPAKQAKLSYAHHEYNIGNLKWVAQILEGTLRAFGRNVKLKVKEEHIEAYEGNKNIFSISYDEAFRKVEEIRLILSSLVDREA, from the coding sequence ATGGACGACCAAGGAAGAATAGAGAGAAAACCACCAGTTGCTCCGACGAGAAAACCAACGCTGTACACATCAGAGACTCCTGCAAAACAGGCCAAGCTCTCCTACGCCCACCATGAGTACAATATAGGGAACCTCAAATGGGTGGCCCAAATCCTGGAAGGAACACTGCGCGCCTTTGGCCGCAACGTGAAACTCAAGGTCAAAGAAGAACATATAGAAGCCTACGAAGGCAACAAAAACATCTTCTCCATATCCTACGACGAAGCTTTCAGAAAAGTCGAAGAAATTAGACTAATCCTCTCCTCTCTCGTTGACAGGGAAGCATAG
- a CDS encoding CheW protein (PFAM: CheW-like domain~COGs: COG0835 Chemotaxis signal transduction protein~InterPro IPR002545~KEGG: glo:Glov_2888 CheW protein~PFAM: CheW domain protein~SMART: CheW domain protein~SPTR: CheW protein) has protein sequence MSSIVVFSLKDERYGVPIEKVREILPLMKVTSVPGTPHYFKGFLNVRGELISLIDLRKFAGMEELDDLSMARILILSSDEGVTQGIMVDEVSNIVELPWQDLQPIDEGKGSCGIPKEFLKGILIDGSEIIVVLDVDSLLSGEKKESREEVVGR, from the coding sequence ATGAGTAGTATCGTGGTTTTCAGTCTCAAAGATGAAAGATACGGTGTGCCCATAGAGAAGGTCAGGGAGATATTGCCCCTGATGAAGGTGACTTCTGTTCCAGGCACCCCCCACTACTTTAAAGGGTTTCTGAACGTTAGAGGGGAGCTTATCTCCCTCATAGACCTGAGAAAGTTCGCTGGCATGGAGGAGCTGGATGACCTTTCCATGGCCAGGATTCTAATATTGAGTTCCGATGAAGGGGTGACCCAGGGCATCATGGTCGACGAGGTCTCCAATATAGTGGAGCTTCCCTGGCAGGATCTGCAGCCCATAGACGAAGGAAAAGGCAGTTGCGGCATACCCAAGGAGTTCTTGAAAGGAATACTTATAGACGGTTCGGAGATAATAGTTGTGCTGGACGTTGATAGCTTGCTTTCAGGGGAGAAGAAGGAGTCCCGCGAGGAAGTCGTAGGTCGTTGA